One Mugil cephalus isolate CIBA_MC_2020 chromosome 12, CIBA_Mcephalus_1.1, whole genome shotgun sequence DNA segment encodes these proteins:
- the nup62l gene encoding nucleoporin 62 like, with translation MSGGFSFGQSTTGFTFGAPKTTASAPGTGFGMAASTPAAPGGGFSFGASAQPSTNAGTNPNPGGAFSFGTPAKSTAAGGGFSFGTPAATAFGLGAAPQTTAAAAAPPAAATGLTLGSTAAPAAGSGFTLGGGMSAQTTAAAPAGGGFSFGAAPQVQQQPGAQAAAAAAPPAAAPAAGAGGGGGGGLSFGGFSFGGTKVQVTTAAATTAPSGGGFSFGGAAPVSLSQPQPASTAPSTTGQGGGGGGGGFAFGIKPSSTPAPPASVQAAPPSGPTLFASPITTSSAPASAAPTGFTLGSTLGSTLGSTLGSTLGSTLGSTLGAAPASVASTTAAPTTTAAAAAAAGGGLAFMLKPLGSVPATSTPASTAAAAAAAAAAAATTGAATGVATGFALGLKPASSVSATTAATATTLATTTAPPVMTYAQLEGLINKWSLELEDQERHFLQQATQVNAWDRMLVENGEKITSLHKEMEKVKLDQRRLNQELDFILSQQKELEDLLCPLEESVKEQSGTIYMQNADEERERTYKLAENVDAQLKRMSQDLKEIIEHLNTSSGPADTSDPLQQICKILNAHMDSLQWIDQNSVLLQRRVEEVSKLCDTQRKEQEKTFRLTFD, from the exons ATGAGTGGGGGATTCAGCTTCGGACAGTCCACTACGGGCTTCACCTTCGGGGCTCCGAAGACCACCGCCTCTGCCCCGGGAACCGGCTTTGGGATGGCGGCCTCCACACCTGCAGCCCCAGGTGGAGGGTTCTCCTTCGGAGCTTCCGCCCAGCCCAGCACCAACGCCGGCACCAACCCCAACCCAGGTGGTGCTTTCAGCTTTGGCACCCCAGCAAAGAGCACTGCAGCCGGCGGAGGCTTCTCTTTCGGGACCCCCGCCGCCACAGCATTTGGCCTGGGTGCAGCTCCTcagaccacagcagcagcagcagcaccaccagcagcagcaacaggacTGACTCTGGGCTCCACGGCAGCTCCAGCTGCGGGGTCAGGTTTCACCCTGGGTGGAGGTATGTCCGCGCAGACCACCGCTGCTGCCCCTGCGGGAGGGGGTTTCAGCTTTGGAGCAGCCCCTCAAGTTCAGCAACAACCTGGAgcccaagcagcagcagcagcagcaccaccagcagcagcaccagctgcTGGGgctggtggcggcggcggcggcggcctcTCCTTTGGTGGGTTCAGTTTTGGAGGTACCAAGGTCCAGGTGACCACAGCTGCAGCCACAACCGCTCCCTCAGGAGGAGGCTTCAGCTTTGGCGGCGCTGCTCCTGTCAGCCTTTCCCAGCCACAGCCAGCCTCCACTGCTCCATCCACAACGGGCcagggaggaggcggaggcggaggaggatTCGCCTTTGGGATTAAGCCATCCTCaaccccagctcctcctgcatCCGTCCAGGCAGCCCCACCTTCAGGCCCGACTCTCTTTGCTTCACCCATCACCACGTCCTCTGCTCCTGCCTCAGCAGCACCTACAGGCTTTACGCTGGGCTCCACCCTGGGCTCCACCTTGGGGTCCACCTTGGGCTCCACCCTGGGCTCCACCCTGGGGTCCACTCTgggtgctgctccagcttcaGTAGCAAGCACtactgctgccccaacaacaacagcagcagcagcagcagcagcaggtggaggtctGGCTTTTATGCTGAAACCTCTGGGCTCAGTTCCCGCCACCTCCACCCCTGCTTCCACCGCCGCcgcagccgcagcagcagcagcagccgccgccaCCACAGGTGCTGCCACAGGTGTGGCTACGGGCTTTGCACTGGGACTCAAACCTGCATCCAGCGTAAGTGCAACGACAGCAGCTACAGCGACAACGCTCGCCACCACCACAGCTCCTCCGGTGATGACCTACGCACAGCTGGAGGGCCTCATCAACAAGTGGAGCCTCGAGCTGGAGGACCAGGAGAGACATTTCTTACAACAGGCAACTCAGGTGAACGCCTGGGACCGCATGCTGGTGGAGAACGGGGAGAAGATCACGTCCCTGCataaggagatggagaaggtgAAGCTGGACCAGAGGAGGCTTAACCAGGAGCTGGACTTCATCCTGTCCCagcagaaggagctggaggacttGCTCTGCCCGTTGGAGGAGTCGGTGAAAGAGCAAAGCGGAACCATCTACATGCAGAACGCCGACGAGGAGCGAGAGAGAACGTACAAGCTCGCAGAGAACGTGGACGCGCAGCTGAAGAGGATGTCGCAGGACCTGAAGGAGATCATCGAGCACCTGAACACGTCCAGCGGTCCGGCAGACACCAGTGATCCG CTTCAGCAGATCTGCAAGATCCTCAACGCCCACATGGATTCGCTCCAGTGGATCGATCAGAACTCTGTCCTCCTGCAGAGGAGAGTGGAGGAAGTGTCCAAACTGTGCGACACCCAACGCAAGGAGCAGGAGAAAACCTTCCGTTTGACATTTGACTGA